The following coding sequences lie in one Rutidosis leptorrhynchoides isolate AG116_Rl617_1_P2 chromosome 4, CSIRO_AGI_Rlap_v1, whole genome shotgun sequence genomic window:
- the LOC139845352 gene encoding phosphomethylpyrimidine synthase, chloroplastic yields the protein MASIHANFTSVMCKNVNNSGLSKISKTSFLPVFDVAVDTANVWKKETFSSSIMVPRATLTFDPPSTNVDKTKKNKNTVDPANPDFLPLPSFEQCFPQSTKEYKEVVHHESGNVLKVPFRRVHLAGDERHFDTYDTSGPQNISPQDGLPKLRKNWIDMREKSDPPRYTQMYYAKQGIITEEMVYCATREKLDPEFVRSEVARGRAIIPSNKKHLELEPMIVGRNFLVKVNANIGNSAVVSSIEEEVHKLQWATMWGADTIMDLSTGRHIHETREWILRNSAVPVGTVPIYQALEKVNGIAENLTWEVFRETLIEQAEQGVDYFTIHAGVLLRYIPLTAKRMTGIVSRGGSIHAKWCLAYHKENFAYEHWDDILDICNQYDIALSIGDGLRPGSIYDANDTAQFAELLTQGELTSRAWKKDVQVMNEGPGHIPMHKIPENMQKQLEWCNEAPFYTLGPLTTDIAPGYDHITSAIGAANIGALGTALLCYVTPKEHLGLPNRDDVKTGVISYKIAAHAADLAKGHPHAQEWDDALSKARFEFRWLDQFALSLDPMTATSFHDETLPSDGAKVAHFCSMCGPKFCSMKITEDVRKYAEEHGYGSAEEAVQQGMDAMSAEFQAAKKTVSGEQHGESGGEIYLPESYISAKKI from the exons ATGGCGTCGATTCATGCTAATTTCACATCAGTTATGTGTAAGAATGTCAACAACTCTGGTCTGTCAAAGATTTCAAAGACTTCATTTTTGCCTGTATTTGATGTGGCTGTTGATACTGCAAATGTATGGAAGAAGGAAACATTTTCATCTAGCATCATGGTGCCTCGTGCAACGTTGACCTTTGACCCTCCATCAACCAATGTGGACAAGACTAAAAAAAACAAGAATACGGTTGATCCAGCAAACCCTGATTTTCTTCCACTTCCATCTTTTGAACAATGTTTTCCACAAAGCACGAAAGAATACAA GGAAGTTGTTCATCATGAATCTGGTAATGTTCTTAAAGTTCCATTCCGACGTGTCCACCTGGCAGGGGACGAACGACATTTTGATACCTATGACACCAGCGGTCCACAAAACATAAGCCCTCAAGATG GGCTACCAAAGTTACGCAAGAATTGGATCGACATGAGGGAGAAGTCGGACCCACCAAGATACACCCAAATGTACTACGCGAAGCAGGGGATCATTACAGAAGAAATGGTCTACTGTGCTACTCGTGAGAAGCTCGACCCAGAATTCGTACGATCCGAAGTTGCTCGTGGTCGCGCAATCATCCCTTCAAACAAGAAACATCTCGAGCTGGAACCAATGATTGTCGGAAGAAAtttcttggtcaaagtcaacgccaATATTGGTAACTCAGCTGTCGTAAGCTCAATCGAAGAAGAAGTTCACAAGCTTCAATGGGCCACAATGTGGGGTGCTGACACCATCATGGATCTATCCACAGGTCGACACATTCACGAGACCCGCGAATGGATACTCCGAAACTCTGCTGTTCCGGTTGGTACGGTACCGATTTATCAAGCGCTTGAAAAAGTCAACGGAATAGCTGAAAATTTGACCTGGGAAGTTTTTCGTGAGACGTTAATTGAACAAGCTGAACAAGGTGTGGATTACTTTACTATTCATGCAGGTGTGCTCCTTCGTTATATTCCGTTAACGGCTAAACGGATGACGGGGATTGTTTCACGTGGCGGGTCGATTCATGCGAAATGGTGTTTGGCTTATCATAAGGAGAATTTTGCGTATGAGCATTGGGATGATATACTTGATATTTGTAACCAGTATGATATAGCTTTGTCTATTGGTGATGGGTTGAGGCCCGGATCGATTTATGATGCTAATGATACGGCTCAGTTTGCGGAGCTTTTGACTCAGGGTGAACTCACAAGTCGCGCGTGGAAGAAGGATGTGCAG GTCATGAACGAAGGACCAGGACATATCCCGATGCACAAAATACCCGAAAACATGCAAAAACAGCTCGAATGGTGCAACGAAGCACCATTCTACACACTCGGACCATTAACCACCGATATCGCACCAGGATACGATCACATCACTTCAGCTATCGGTGCAGCCAATATCGGTGCCCTAGGAACCGCCCTTCTCTGTTACGTAACACCGAAAGAACACCTCGGCTTACCAAACCGTGACGACGTTAAAACCGGCGTCATATCATACAAAATAGCCGCACACGCAGCCGATTTAGCAAAAGGTCATCCACATGCACAAGAATGGGATGATGCACTTAGTAAAGCGCGGTTTGAGTTTAGGTGGTTGGACCAGTTTGCTTTGTCGTTGGACCCAATGACTGCTACTTCGTTTCATGATGAGACGTTACCGTCTGATGGTGCGAAAGTGGCCCATTTTTGTTCGATGTGTGGGCCCAAGTTTTGTTCGATGAAGATAACTGAAGATGTGAGGAAGTATGCTGAGGAACATGGGTATGGTAGTGCTGAAGAGGCGGTTCAACAAGGGATGGATGCTATGAGTGCCGAGTTTCAGGCGGCTAAGAAGACGGTTAGCGGTGAACAACATGGTGAGTCCGGTGGCGAGATTTACTTGCCGGAATCTTACATCAGCGCTAAGAAGATATAA